The following nucleotide sequence is from Pseudomonas sp. S09G 359.
GTCGAGAACATGAACAAAGGCTTCACCGCCGTGAAATTCGACCCCGCGGGGCCGTACACCGCGTATTCCGGCCACCAGATCTCCCTGGAAGTACTGGAACGCTGCGAAACCTTTTGCCGCAAGATCCGCGAGGCGGTGGGCGACAAGTGTGACCTGCTGTTCGGCACCCACGGGCAGATGGTGCCGTCGTCGGCGATCCGCCTGGCCAGGCGCCTGGAAAAATACGACCCGTTGTGGTTCGAAGAGCCGGTGCCGCCGGGTCAGGAAGACGCCATGGCCCAGGTCGCGGCCAAGACCAGCATCCCGATTGCCACCGGTGAGCGGCTGACCACCAAGTACGAGTTCTTCAAGCTGCTGCAGGCCGGCGGCGCATCGATTCTGCAGATGAACGTGGCGCGCTGCGGCGGGCTGCTGGAGGCGAAGAAAATCGCCAGCATGGCCGAGGCCTACTACGCGCAAATCGCGCCGCACTTGTACAACGGCCCGATTGGCGCGGCGGCGAGTTTCCAACTGGCCACCTGCACGCCGAACTTCCTGATCCAGGAAAGCATCATGACCTGGGGCGGCTTCCACGCCGAAGTGCTGACCAAACCGTTGCAGTGGGAGGATGGCTACATCATTCCGTCCACCGAGCCGGGCCTTGGGGTGGAGCTGAACATGGACGTGGTGCGCAAGCACACGCCCTACACCGGTGAGCGCCTGCACCTGCAAATGGCGCCGACCCCGGCTGATGTCAAAGACACTTCGCCCGCCAAGGGCTAATAAAAACGACTTACGCGGTAACCGTGAATGACATACGACTACATCATCGCTGGCGCTGGCGCCGCAGGCTGCATCTTGGCCAACCGGTTGTCCGCCTCGGGCGAGTACTCGGTATTGCTGCTGGAAGCCGGCGGCAAGGACAGCTCCTGGTGGTTCAAGATTCCGGTCGGTTTCGCCAAGATGTATTACAACCCGACCTTCAACTGGATGTATTACAGCCAGCCGCAAAAGCAGCTGGCGGGGCGCGAAATCTACGCGCCTCGGGGCAAGGTGCAGGGCGGCTCGGGCTCGATCAACGCGATGATCTACGTGCGCGGCCAGGCCCATGACTTCAATGACTGGGCGGCCAATGGCAACGACGGCTGGGGCTTCGCCGATGTGCTGCCGTACTTTCGCAAGCTGGAAAACCACCCCCTGGGCGACACCGAGTACCACGGCGGCAGCGGCCCCATCAGCATCACGCCGATGAAGGGCCAGACCCACCCGATCTGCGATGTGTTCCTCAAGGGCTGTGAACAGCTGGGCTACGCCCATAGCGACGACTTCAACGGCCCGAATTTCGAGGGCGCCGGCCTGTACGACGTCAACACCCGCAATGGCGAACGTTGCTCCAGCAGCTTTGCGCACTTGCACCCGGCGCTGGGGCGGCCGAACCTGACCGTGGAGCTGCATGCCCTGGTCGACCGCGTGCTGTTCGATGACCAGCAACGCGCCACCGGCATTGCCGTGACCCAGCATGGCGTGGCCCGTACATTCACGGCGCGCAAGGAAGTGATCCTGTGCACTGGCGCGGTGGATACGCCGAAGCTGCTGCAACTGTCCGGTGTGGCCGACCAGCAACTGCTGGCCGAACACAACATCCCGCTGGTCAAGCACTTGCCGGCAGTGGGCGAGAACCTGCAGGACCACCTGTGCGCCAGCTACTACTACAAGGCCAATATCCCGACCTTGAATGACGAACTCAGCTCGTTGTTCGGCCAGTTGAAACTCGGCCTCAAGTACCTGCTGACCCGCAAGGGCGCGCTGGCCATGAGCGTCAACCAGGCCGGCGGGTTCTTTCGCGGCAATGCTGAACAAACCGATCCGAACCTGCAGCTGTACTTCAACCCGCTGTCGTACCAGATCCCGAAAAACAACAAGGCCAGCCTCAAGCCCGAGCCGTATTCCGGCTTCCTGCTGTGCTTCAACCCGTGCCGCCCCACCAGCCGTGGCACGGTGCGCATCGCCTCGAAAAACCCGCGTGATGCCGCGCTGATCGACCCCAACTACCTGAGCACCGAAAAGGACATCGACGAGGTGATCCAGGGCAGCCGGCTGATGCGCAAGATCATGCAGGCCCCGGCCCTCAAAGGGGTCACCGTGGCCGAGGTATTGCCGGGCGCAGCGGTGCAGACCGATGAGCAGATGCTGCAATACTTCCGTGAAAACAGCGGCTCCATCTACCACCTGTGCGGCTCCTGCGCCATGGGCTCGGACCCGCAAGTGTCGGTGGTGGACAAGCGCCTCAAGGTGCATGGGCTGGTGGGGCTGCGCATTGTCGATGCGTCGATCTTCCCCAACGTGACCTCGGGTAATACCCATGCGGCGGTGTTGATGGTGGCAGAGAAGGGGGCCGACCTGATCCTGCAGGATGCT
It contains:
- a CDS encoding GMC family oxidoreductase, whose product is MTYDYIIAGAGAAGCILANRLSASGEYSVLLLEAGGKDSSWWFKIPVGFAKMYYNPTFNWMYYSQPQKQLAGREIYAPRGKVQGGSGSINAMIYVRGQAHDFNDWAANGNDGWGFADVLPYFRKLENHPLGDTEYHGGSGPISITPMKGQTHPICDVFLKGCEQLGYAHSDDFNGPNFEGAGLYDVNTRNGERCSSSFAHLHPALGRPNLTVELHALVDRVLFDDQQRATGIAVTQHGVARTFTARKEVILCTGAVDTPKLLQLSGVADQQLLAEHNIPLVKHLPAVGENLQDHLCASYYYKANIPTLNDELSSLFGQLKLGLKYLLTRKGALAMSVNQAGGFFRGNAEQTDPNLQLYFNPLSYQIPKNNKASLKPEPYSGFLLCFNPCRPTSRGTVRIASKNPRDAALIDPNYLSTEKDIDEVIQGSRLMRKIMQAPALKGVTVAEVLPGAAVQTDEQMLQYFRENSGSIYHLCGSCAMGSDPQVSVVDKRLKVHGLVGLRIVDASIFPNVTSGNTHAAVLMVAEKGADLILQDA
- a CDS encoding mandelate racemase/muconate lactonizing enzyme family protein; the protein is MKIVALETHIVAVPPPHIGGMYWLFVKLKTDCGIEGVGEIYAATFGPKAMLPIIEDVFERYLLNHDPHHIERFFRQAYSSGFTQRPDLTMMGVVSGLEMACWDIIGKAANKPVYELLGGKVNERLRSYTYLYPVNSNGEYDYDDPDLAAECAVENMNKGFTAVKFDPAGPYTAYSGHQISLEVLERCETFCRKIREAVGDKCDLLFGTHGQMVPSSAIRLARRLEKYDPLWFEEPVPPGQEDAMAQVAAKTSIPIATGERLTTKYEFFKLLQAGGASILQMNVARCGGLLEAKKIASMAEAYYAQIAPHLYNGPIGAAASFQLATCTPNFLIQESIMTWGGFHAEVLTKPLQWEDGYIIPSTEPGLGVELNMDVVRKHTPYTGERLHLQMAPTPADVKDTSPAKG